The Halalkalibacter krulwichiae genome has a segment encoding these proteins:
- a CDS encoding conserved phage C-terminal domain-containing protein: MEEVSDNNNEDNADNNLVNVDEVSAKTPQKKRKESKRNNIYVEVISYLNQKTGKNYSHKSAANQKLINGRVSEGRTFEDFIRVIDIKCEQWIDNPKMSEYLRPATLFAQKNFENYVNEKLKPISQKQSDPRDYEIALNKWIANGGDPDEFDYGK, encoded by the coding sequence ATGGAAGAAGTATCTGATAACAATAACGAAGATAATGCTGACAATAACTTAGTAAATGTCGACGAAGTGTCTGCAAAAACCCCACAAAAGAAAAGAAAAGAAAGTAAAAGAAATAATATTTATGTCGAGGTTATATCCTATCTTAATCAAAAGACAGGGAAGAACTATAGCCATAAATCAGCAGCAAATCAGAAATTAATTAATGGACGTGTTTCAGAAGGAAGAACATTTGAGGATTTCATTCGTGTAATAGATATCAAATGTGAACAGTGGATAGATAATCCGAAAATGAGCGAATACTTAAGACCTGCTACATTATTTGCGCAAAAGAACTTTGAGAATTATGTAAATGAAAAATTAAAGCCTATATCACAAAAGCAATCTGACCCGCGTGATTACGAAATTGCTTTAAATAAATGGATAGCAAACGGTGGTGATCCTGATGAATTTGATTACGGCAAATGA
- a CDS encoding DUF4373 domain-containing protein yields MARPTKEGLEYFPLDTDIDQDEKIIVVVAKFGMQGFGVIIRLMMEIYKNGYFYSWSEKEQYIFSMKVKESVEFVNEVVDECLKWGSFINQNMSSVGSSLQKGSRRGICLLPIDERAFMSNQNTI; encoded by the coding sequence ATGGCAAGACCTACTAAAGAAGGACTCGAATACTTCCCGCTTGATACAGACATTGACCAAGATGAAAAGATAATTGTTGTTGTTGCTAAGTTCGGAATGCAAGGCTTTGGCGTGATCATTCGTTTGATGATGGAGATTTATAAGAATGGTTATTTTTATTCCTGGTCAGAAAAAGAGCAATATATCTTCTCGATGAAGGTGAAAGAGTCTGTTGAATTTGTAAATGAAGTAGTGGATGAGTGTTTGAAGTGGGGTTCTTTCATCAATCAAAATATGAGCAGTGTGGGGTCCTCACTTCAAAAGGGTTCCAGAAGAGGTATTTGCTTGCTGCCAATAGACGAAAGAGCGTTCATGTCAAACCAGAATACAATTTGA